A genomic window from Mesorhizobium sp. 131-2-1 includes:
- a CDS encoding ParB/RepB/Spo0J family partition protein: MATAAKKITLSSSRDIPFNQLVISQANVRRIKAGVSIEDLAEDIARRTLLQSITVRPVRDADGNETGMFEIPAGGRRYRALELLVKQKRLAKNAPVPCVIREGGLAEEDSLAENIQRAALHPLDQFRAFLAFREKGMSEEEIAANQFVSVAVVKQRLRLASVSPKLLDVYADDGMTLDQLMAFTVNGDHERQEQVFERLAQSYSKEPHIIRRMLTESAVRVADKRAQFVGLDAYAEAGGVVMRDLFQGDDGGWLQDVGLLETLVAEKLRLQSEAISDEDWKWIDVAPDFPYGHTYGLRRLRGEQPALTEQEQSTRDALQAELEGLAQSYAEADDLPEEVDARLGEIETAISALDDRPEVFDPTEIERAGAFISIDASGNLKVERGYVRPVDERPVETEADSENETGAVAAEAEHDPDRSITEIDTAIENEEDDGLKPIPDRLMTELTAHRTLALRHALGEQPDVAFLAALHALTLRAFYYYGSDTCLELDLKIITLGAQAPGLNDNSMASAVDARHQSWVAVLPKEPDELWDALQAFDSDSRQALFAHCVSLSVNAIYEAYNRRPRALAHADQLAQAVDLDMVAAGWIPTIDTYFGRVTKARILASVREAKGTRAGDRIEHLKKGDMAETAQELLAASGWLPEPLRTPGRPSMVIAETVSTEIDRSVDKHVGEMTDDGGETAMAETELQTEDQAAEIDTQVAAE; encoded by the coding sequence ATGGCTACTGCTGCGAAGAAAATCACCCTTTCGTCGTCGCGTGACATCCCCTTCAATCAGCTCGTCATCTCCCAGGCGAACGTTCGGCGGATCAAGGCCGGCGTCTCAATCGAGGACTTGGCTGAGGACATCGCCCGGCGAACACTGCTGCAGAGCATCACCGTCAGGCCCGTGCGCGATGCAGACGGCAACGAGACCGGCATGTTCGAAATCCCGGCAGGAGGGCGCCGCTATCGCGCTCTCGAACTCCTTGTGAAGCAGAAGCGCCTTGCCAAGAACGCGCCAGTGCCCTGCGTCATACGCGAAGGCGGCTTGGCTGAGGAAGACTCGCTTGCTGAGAATATCCAGCGCGCCGCGCTCCACCCACTTGACCAATTCCGCGCCTTCCTGGCCTTCCGCGAGAAGGGCATGTCTGAAGAGGAAATCGCCGCCAACCAATTCGTGTCGGTAGCGGTCGTGAAGCAACGGCTCCGCCTTGCGTCGGTTTCGCCCAAACTCCTCGATGTCTATGCCGACGATGGCATGACCCTGGATCAACTCATGGCGTTCACCGTTAACGGCGATCATGAGCGGCAAGAGCAGGTCTTCGAACGTCTCGCTCAGAGCTACAGCAAGGAGCCGCACATCATCCGCCGCATGCTGACGGAGTCCGCAGTCCGCGTTGCCGACAAGCGTGCACAATTCGTCGGCCTCGACGCCTACGCCGAGGCTGGTGGCGTCGTCATGCGTGACCTGTTCCAGGGCGACGACGGCGGTTGGCTTCAGGATGTCGGGCTCCTCGAGACGCTGGTTGCGGAGAAGCTCCGGCTGCAGTCTGAGGCAATTTCGGACGAAGACTGGAAGTGGATCGATGTCGCTCCGGATTTTCCCTATGGCCACACCTACGGTCTGCGCCGTCTCCGTGGCGAGCAGCCCGCTCTCACCGAGCAGGAACAGTCCACGCGCGACGCACTCCAGGCCGAGTTGGAAGGCCTGGCACAGAGTTACGCCGAGGCCGATGATCTGCCCGAAGAGGTCGACGCACGGCTCGGTGAGATCGAAACCGCGATCAGTGCGCTTGATGACAGGCCGGAGGTTTTCGATCCGACGGAAATCGAGCGCGCCGGTGCTTTTATCAGCATCGACGCATCGGGCAACCTCAAGGTAGAACGCGGATATGTCCGCCCCGTGGACGAACGTCCAGTCGAAACGGAAGCCGATTCCGAAAACGAGACCGGCGCCGTCGCGGCGGAGGCGGAACACGACCCAGATCGTTCGATCACAGAGATCGATACCGCCATTGAAAACGAGGAAGACGACGGCCTCAAGCCGATCCCAGACCGCTTGATGACGGAACTGACTGCCCATCGAACGCTTGCTTTGCGCCACGCGCTCGGCGAGCAGCCTGATGTCGCCTTCCTCGCCGCGCTCCATGCCCTGACGCTCCGCGCCTTCTATTACTACGGCTCCGATACGTGCCTGGAACTGGATCTGAAGATCATCACTTTGGGCGCGCAGGCGCCCGGATTGAACGATAACAGCATGGCGTCCGCAGTCGATGCCCGTCACCAGTCCTGGGTGGCGGTGCTTCCAAAAGAGCCTGACGAATTGTGGGATGCTTTGCAGGCGTTCGACAGCGACAGCCGCCAGGCCTTGTTTGCGCATTGTGTATCGCTATCGGTCAACGCGATTTACGAGGCTTACAACCGTCGGCCGCGTGCGCTGGCCCATGCCGACCAGCTCGCTCAGGCCGTCGATCTCGACATGGTTGCGGCCGGATGGATACCAACGATCGACACGTATTTCGGACGTGTCACCAAGGCTCGTATTCTGGCGTCTGTCCGCGAAGCAAAGGGAACACGTGCCGGCGACCGGATCGAGCATCTGAAGAAGGGCGACATGGCCGAGACGGCGCAGGAATTGCTCGCGGCTTCTGGATGGTTGCCGGAGCCGCTGCGCACGCCCGGCCGCCCATCCATGGTGATCGCCGAAACCGTGTCGACCGAGATCGACCGCTCTGTCGATAAGCACGTCGGGGAAATGACGGACGACGGCGGCGAAACGGCTATGGCGGAAACCGAGTTACAGACCGAAGATCAAGCCGCCGAGATCGATACGCAGGTCGCGGCGGAATAG
- a CDS encoding DUF932 domain-containing protein: MSNVEVLDAVRDGSGGYKVDVGRGQRIGRVSSEWFSRPDDERFLSLSDLFASVQTRGQHSRTRTVDSAAVRVEASRDNAERLSLVLPGAADSLAPTHWSFGQLAGLIGAPATYLRQLPASLAGINLQYGLASHRAEQIKTLETDNGRVELRAVTGPDYGRIYDHELVAAVQRIAGNGTGDTRWKVPGVLDWSTGIYNPSVDVTKNTTTLYASDRDVFLFLVDDLNPIEAGRLPDGSPDLYFRGFYCWNSEVGAKTLGMASFYLRAVCQNRNLWGVEDFEEITIRHSKYAASRFAHEAAPALRRFADSSPAPFVNGIKAARERIVARSDDERTDFLRKRGFSRAESTKIIETVLREEGRKPESVFDFVQGITAVARDKTHQDARLDLEAKAKKLLDRAA; the protein is encoded by the coding sequence ATGAGCAATGTTGAAGTACTGGACGCAGTGCGTGACGGAAGCGGCGGCTACAAAGTCGATGTCGGTCGCGGGCAGAGGATTGGCCGGGTGTCGTCGGAATGGTTTTCCCGCCCCGACGACGAGCGGTTCCTTTCCTTGTCAGATCTGTTCGCGTCGGTGCAGACTCGCGGCCAACACAGCAGGACACGGACCGTCGACAGCGCGGCGGTTCGCGTCGAAGCCAGCCGCGACAACGCCGAGCGCCTGTCGCTTGTTCTGCCTGGTGCGGCCGATTCACTAGCGCCGACCCACTGGAGCTTTGGTCAACTCGCTGGCCTTATCGGAGCACCGGCGACCTACCTTCGCCAACTACCCGCCTCGTTGGCAGGCATCAACCTTCAGTATGGCTTGGCCTCACACCGGGCCGAGCAGATCAAGACGCTGGAGACAGACAATGGGCGCGTGGAACTGCGTGCCGTTACCGGTCCCGACTATGGCAGGATCTACGACCATGAGTTGGTCGCAGCCGTCCAACGCATTGCCGGCAACGGCACCGGCGACACGCGCTGGAAGGTGCCCGGGGTGCTCGACTGGTCGACAGGCATTTACAACCCCAGCGTCGACGTGACTAAGAATACGACCACCCTCTACGCAAGCGATCGTGACGTCTTCCTCTTCCTGGTCGATGATCTCAATCCGATCGAGGCGGGCCGGCTACCAGACGGCTCGCCCGATCTGTACTTCCGCGGCTTCTATTGCTGGAACTCTGAGGTTGGCGCCAAAACGCTCGGCATGGCTTCCTTCTATCTCCGGGCTGTTTGCCAGAACCGCAATCTGTGGGGCGTTGAGGATTTCGAAGAGATCACAATCCGCCACTCGAAATATGCTGCCTCCCGTTTTGCCCATGAGGCGGCGCCGGCTCTGAGACGGTTCGCCGACTCAAGCCCAGCACCTTTCGTCAACGGCATCAAGGCAGCGCGAGAGCGCATCGTCGCCCGTTCCGATGACGAGCGTACCGATTTCCTGCGCAAGCGAGGCTTCAGCAGGGCCGAGAGCACAAAGATCATTGAGACCGTGCTTCGCGAGGAAGGCCGAAAGCCGGAGAGCGTTTTCGACTTTGTCCAAGGCATCACCGCGGTGGCGCGCGACAAAACACATCAGGATGCGAGGCTCGACCTTGAAGCCAAGGCGAAGAAGTTGCTCGACCGCGCTGCGTGA
- a CDS encoding phasin, translating into MSKIKTAETIENVEFPSFDASKATDQIRAFAEKGVEQSKEAYAKLKTGAEETQKVLESTFETAKTVSGDLSLKTIAALRANADAGFSHLEALVSAKSLSEVVELQTAFLRKRAELVVEQAKEFQAVASKAAEDVSKPIKTAFEKALKDIKAA; encoded by the coding sequence ATGTCCAAGATCAAGACCGCTGAGACCATCGAGAACGTTGAATTCCCGAGCTTCGACGCTTCCAAGGCTACCGACCAGATCCGCGCTTTCGCCGAGAAGGGCGTCGAGCAGTCGAAGGAAGCCTACGCCAAGCTGAAGACCGGCGCCGAGGAGACCCAGAAGGTTCTGGAGTCGACCTTCGAAACCGCCAAGACCGTTTCGGGCGACCTGTCGCTCAAGACCATCGCCGCGCTGCGCGCCAATGCCGACGCCGGCTTCTCGCATCTCGAAGCTCTGGTCAGCGCCAAGTCGCTGTCGGAAGTCGTCGAGCTGCAGACCGCCTTCCTGCGCAAGCGTGCCGAACTGGTCGTCGAGCAGGCCAAGGAATTCCAGGCCGTCGCTTCCAAGGCTGCCGAGGACGTCTCCAAGCCGATCAAGACCGCTTTCGAGAAGGCCCTGAAGGACATCAAGGCCGCCTAA
- a CDS encoding DUF6538 domain-containing protein, producing MGRRREAEDPDRYLHLRGGYFHYRRRVPTELRGLDNRGHFVRRSLDTQDRLKARTARDLHEAADNGLWAALLLGENPQAARARYKLAVKRAESLGFVYRPLGEILASEPLETIMRRVESTVAEPAKSPVVDAVTGMVAPPDDKISDALQLYFSEIARDELRTKSTDQRKRWKAKRKMSVDVFIELVEDKPMSRITREDARKVHKYWLDRVAPEEGAGDRSASTGNRNMGNLRTLYGDYYRHLGFPEQKNPFADLSFKDKSKRSRPPFPTDWIKDKILAPGALTQLNDQARGIVLAFVETGCRPSELANLHVGVIHLDHEVPHISVEPREDPDDPREIKTESSVRRVPLVGVALEVFKRHPEGFPRYKDREAQLSATVNKHFKKHELFPTNEHTVYSLRHSFEDRMKNARLDEELRRMLMGHTIDRPKYGEGGDMKMWQEELMKIALPFDPAIV from the coding sequence ATGGGACGTCGGCGCGAAGCGGAAGATCCTGACCGCTATCTCCATCTGAGGGGCGGCTATTTCCATTACCGGCGAAGGGTCCCCACAGAACTCCGAGGCCTCGATAATCGCGGCCATTTCGTGCGTCGATCGCTCGACACGCAGGACAGATTAAAGGCAAGAACCGCGCGCGACCTCCACGAAGCTGCGGATAACGGGCTCTGGGCGGCATTGCTGCTTGGAGAAAACCCTCAAGCCGCGCGAGCCCGCTACAAGCTGGCTGTGAAACGAGCGGAATCGCTAGGGTTCGTTTACCGGCCACTTGGCGAAATTCTTGCCTCCGAGCCCCTCGAGACCATCATGCGGCGCGTCGAGAGCACTGTCGCGGAACCAGCGAAATCTCCCGTTGTTGACGCGGTGACGGGCATGGTGGCGCCGCCAGACGACAAGATATCCGATGCGCTCCAGCTGTACTTCTCCGAAATAGCCCGAGACGAGCTGCGCACGAAAAGCACTGATCAGCGCAAGCGTTGGAAGGCCAAGCGCAAGATGAGCGTCGACGTGTTCATCGAACTGGTCGAAGACAAGCCCATGAGCCGGATCACTCGCGAAGACGCTCGCAAGGTCCACAAGTACTGGCTGGACCGGGTGGCGCCGGAGGAGGGCGCGGGCGACCGTTCGGCGTCGACCGGCAACCGCAACATGGGCAACCTCCGAACGCTGTATGGCGACTACTACCGGCATCTGGGCTTTCCCGAACAGAAGAACCCGTTTGCGGACCTTTCGTTCAAGGATAAGTCAAAGCGCAGCCGGCCGCCGTTCCCAACCGACTGGATCAAGGACAAGATCCTGGCGCCAGGCGCTTTGACGCAGCTCAACGATCAGGCCCGAGGTATCGTCCTGGCATTCGTCGAGACAGGATGCCGGCCTAGCGAACTCGCAAACCTGCATGTCGGGGTCATCCATCTCGATCACGAAGTGCCTCACATCTCAGTCGAGCCTAGGGAGGACCCTGACGACCCGCGGGAGATCAAGACGGAATCTTCGGTGCGCAGAGTTCCCTTGGTTGGCGTGGCTCTCGAGGTGTTCAAGAGGCACCCTGAAGGCTTTCCTCGTTACAAGGATCGCGAGGCTCAGCTGTCCGCTACAGTGAACAAGCACTTCAAGAAACACGAGTTGTTTCCGACGAACGAGCACACGGTCTACTCGCTGCGCCACTCGTTCGAGGACCGGATGAAGAACGCCAGATTGGATGAAGAGCTTCGCCGTATGCTGATGGGCCATACCATCGATCGCCCGAAGTACGGCGAGGGTGGCGACATGAAGATGTGGCAGGAGGAACTTATGAAGATCGCGCTGCCGTTCGATCCCGCGATCGTATGA
- a CDS encoding DUF7146 domain-containing protein, whose product MQHTTDLARQLAGQAEAVCRHYLSNGHRVGRYWLVGDARNTPGRSMFVRLHGGESGKGAAGKWTDAATGEHGDLLDVIRESSGLIDFKDVADEARLFLSMPHPVPKQTSHRTKWTKAPFGSPEAARRLWAMARPISGTIVETYLRTRGITALDGTERLRFHPRCYHRPDEQSPTETWPAMIASVTNLDGRQTGAHRTWLNSSGTDKAPIETPRRAMGDLLGNAVRFGSPSDVMAAGEGIETVLSLRCVLPTLAMAAALSAAYLSSLLFPNSLRRLYIVRDKDPAGDSARDSLLERASAAGIEAIVLSPTLGDFNEDLRTLGINALRSGTRVQFTPGDVARFMALTA is encoded by the coding sequence ATGCAACACACGACGGATCTTGCGCGACAGTTGGCTGGACAGGCCGAGGCCGTATGTCGCCACTATCTATCGAACGGCCACCGCGTCGGTCGCTACTGGCTTGTCGGCGATGCACGCAACACGCCGGGCCGGTCTATGTTCGTGCGGCTGCACGGAGGCGAATCCGGCAAAGGCGCTGCCGGCAAATGGACCGACGCCGCAACCGGCGAGCATGGCGATCTCCTTGACGTTATCCGCGAGAGCTCCGGCCTGATCGACTTCAAGGACGTTGCTGACGAGGCCCGCCTATTCCTCAGCATGCCGCATCCCGTCCCGAAACAAACTTCGCACAGGACGAAATGGACCAAGGCACCATTCGGATCGCCAGAGGCAGCGCGACGACTGTGGGCAATGGCGCGTCCCATTTCGGGGACGATCGTAGAGACCTATCTTCGCACGCGTGGGATCACGGCCTTGGACGGAACCGAAAGACTGCGCTTCCATCCGCGCTGCTATCATCGCCCCGATGAGCAGTCGCCGACCGAGACCTGGCCGGCGATGATCGCGTCCGTTACCAATCTCGATGGCCGTCAGACGGGCGCGCATCGCACCTGGCTCAACTCTTCAGGTACCGATAAGGCGCCGATCGAAACGCCGAGGCGCGCGATGGGGGACCTTCTCGGAAACGCCGTCCGCTTCGGTTCGCCAAGCGACGTTATGGCCGCGGGCGAGGGCATCGAAACTGTTCTGTCACTTCGTTGCGTATTGCCCACCTTGGCCATGGCCGCTGCACTCTCCGCCGCCTATCTCTCGTCGCTGCTGTTTCCCAACTCGCTGAGGCGACTTTACATCGTGCGTGACAAGGACCCGGCGGGCGATAGTGCGCGTGACAGCTTGCTCGAACGAGCCAGTGCCGCCGGCATCGAGGCGATCGTGTTGTCGCCGACGCTCGGGGACTTCAACGAGGATCTCCGCACACTCGGAATCAATGCTCTAAGATCGGGCACGCGTGTCCAGTTCACTCCAGGGGACGTGGCCCGTTTCATGGCGCTGACGGCGTAG
- a CDS encoding DUF2493 domain-containing protein: MDEHDDTEPHHASSPTDHLLTELQLYGHRPFVDEPDPRPLPDGHRVADAIADIFDALIATLDDTRLEPDLYDLLWSTVNVFHRASDRIGGQLDDNEQAQRRSQREQDGSEVKSVELERLTVEGQTLIERQNAFELMRDQAAEHYERHTGSGWKPRSGSMVNHKAMTSAMIDSRDFLIARRRAAQNVLLPPGPKIAFTGGVDFNDHVLIWAKLDQVHAKHPDMVLVHGKSLKGAEKIASRWADHRNVPQIGFAPDWTKHAKAAPFKRNDAMLDVLPIGVIVFPGTGIQDNLADKAKKFGIPVFDFRPKGGGS; encoded by the coding sequence ATGGATGAGCACGACGACACCGAACCCCATCACGCCTCTTCTCCCACGGACCATCTCCTCACCGAACTGCAACTCTATGGGCACCGTCCCTTCGTGGACGAACCGGACCCCAGGCCACTTCCCGATGGCCACAGAGTGGCCGATGCCATCGCCGATATCTTCGACGCCCTGATCGCGACCTTGGATGACACACGCCTTGAGCCCGACCTCTACGATCTCCTTTGGTCGACCGTCAATGTGTTCCACCGCGCCAGCGACCGCATCGGCGGCCAACTGGACGACAATGAGCAAGCACAGCGCCGCAGCCAGCGTGAACAGGATGGCAGCGAGGTCAAGTCGGTTGAGTTGGAACGCCTGACGGTCGAGGGCCAGACGCTGATCGAGCGCCAGAACGCCTTCGAGTTGATGCGCGACCAAGCCGCCGAGCACTATGAGCGCCATACCGGTTCAGGCTGGAAGCCGCGCAGCGGATCAATGGTCAATCACAAGGCAATGACCTCGGCTATGATCGACAGTCGCGATTTTCTGATTGCGAGAAGGCGTGCCGCGCAGAATGTGCTTCTCCCACCCGGCCCGAAGATCGCCTTTACCGGTGGTGTTGATTTCAATGATCACGTCCTGATCTGGGCAAAGCTCGATCAGGTTCACGCCAAACATCCCGACATGGTGTTGGTGCACGGTAAGTCGCTGAAAGGCGCCGAAAAAATCGCCTCCCGCTGGGCGGATCATCGCAACGTGCCGCAGATTGGTTTTGCGCCCGACTGGACGAAACACGCCAAGGCCGCCCCCTTCAAACGCAACGACGCCATGCTGGATGTGCTTCCGATCGGGGTCATTGTCTTTCCGGGCACGGGCATCCAGGACAATCTCGCCGACAAAGCCAAAAAGTTCGGCATCCCGGTTTTTGACTTCCGCCCGAAAGGAGGCGGTTCGTGA